A single window of Candidatus Flexicrinis affinis DNA harbors:
- a CDS encoding cytochrome b/b6 domain-containing protein codes for MTRTAFTTRTRESTSRRLFSLAVAFGLTLAVLGTALAFGALAAQAQDTPAPDETTSPTFHPTFALLDADGGNVLDTGGAVSTMKTCGSCHDTEFIATHSGHADAGLSAFATPADGWASSSGLFGGWDPISYRYLSPEADASADDLRIDLTIASWIQTYGWRHVGGGPAQTAPSGDALINLPADASALAAQVVDPQTGNLVAWDWEASGTVEMNCFLCHTAAPDNASRISALEAGEFGWASTATLIGSGIVAPSDDGWTWNASAFNADGTVREDMIRVQDPSNSNCGQCHGLVHDDAQDPLVFSTGDPTLWTTLTTGQVFSPQRLSRTGLNILDKPELSRTWDVHAERAVGCTDCHYALNNPVFHAESEATRPDHLEFDPRRMDFGDYLYRPLHQFANANAETITRFGGADRDCATCHDAVSTHTWLPYADRHTSALACETCHVPTVYGPTLESVDWTVLTPQSTARSTYRGLQSDESGTLLTGFEPVVLPSSAETGARLAPYNLVSVWYWVYGEPARPVPLRDLEAVWLTDGAYPDDILAAFDADTSGTLDDAELRLDSDAKIDLIAQRLEARGLAGAHIAAETVPYAIHHNIAQGEWATKDCDTCHTGDSKLSTAFTLASFTPGGVEPTLVSDDAALNGALTRNDDGMLLYTPNHTLAPTELYVLGHDAVWWVDLIGTLAFLGVLGGVVLHGGLRYFAARRGAKHQPAARKKLYLYSIYERQWHWLQTAAIFGLIFTGLVIHRPDTFGMFSFNGVVLVHNALAIVLVVNAALSAFYHLVSGEIRQFLPRPYGFFDQAFSQAKYYLYGIFKGEPHPFEKTHERKMNPLQQITYMAILNILLPAQIITGALMWGAQQFPDVTAALGGLPFLAPFHTLIAWLFATFIIMHVYLTTTGTTPTSNIEAMITGWDEVEVPLSEGEPMTTHQPEPSSGRPAPAHSADLGSAQQSTRTSTVE; via the coding sequence ATGACTAGAACAGCATTCACTACACGCACGCGCGAATCGACTAGCCGCCGGTTATTCTCACTCGCAGTCGCCTTCGGACTGACGCTGGCCGTGCTAGGCACTGCGCTCGCCTTTGGGGCACTTGCGGCTCAAGCGCAGGACACACCTGCACCTGACGAGACGACAAGCCCGACCTTCCATCCAACGTTTGCCTTGCTCGATGCGGACGGTGGCAACGTCCTCGACACCGGCGGCGCAGTCTCGACGATGAAGACGTGCGGCTCTTGCCATGATACGGAATTCATCGCCACTCACAGCGGCCATGCGGACGCTGGTCTCAGTGCCTTTGCCACACCAGCCGACGGCTGGGCATCCAGCTCCGGCTTGTTTGGCGGCTGGGATCCGATCAGCTACCGCTATCTCTCCCCGGAGGCAGACGCCTCAGCCGACGATCTTCGCATCGACCTGACCATTGCGAGCTGGATCCAGACCTATGGCTGGCGGCACGTCGGCGGCGGCCCGGCCCAAACTGCCCCGTCCGGCGACGCGCTGATAAACCTTCCCGCCGATGCTTCTGCACTGGCCGCTCAGGTCGTCGATCCGCAGACCGGCAACCTGGTTGCCTGGGATTGGGAAGCCAGCGGCACGGTCGAAATGAACTGCTTCCTGTGCCATACCGCCGCGCCTGACAACGCTTCGCGCATTTCCGCGCTGGAAGCTGGCGAGTTCGGCTGGGCCAGCACGGCGACGCTGATCGGCAGCGGGATCGTCGCGCCCAGTGACGACGGCTGGACATGGAACGCGAGCGCGTTCAACGCCGACGGCACCGTCCGTGAAGATATGATCCGCGTACAAGACCCGTCCAACTCCAACTGCGGGCAGTGTCACGGCCTCGTCCATGACGACGCACAAGACCCGTTGGTGTTCAGCACCGGCGATCCTACCCTCTGGACGACGCTGACCACCGGGCAGGTATTCTCTCCGCAGCGGCTCTCGCGCACTGGGCTGAACATCCTGGACAAGCCCGAGTTGAGCCGCACCTGGGACGTCCACGCTGAGCGCGCTGTCGGCTGCACGGACTGCCACTATGCGCTGAACAATCCAGTCTTCCACGCCGAGTCCGAGGCAACGCGCCCCGATCATCTCGAGTTCGACCCGCGCCGGATGGACTTTGGCGACTATCTGTATCGTCCGCTGCATCAGTTCGCAAATGCCAATGCCGAAACGATCACGCGCTTCGGCGGCGCCGACCGCGACTGTGCGACCTGTCACGATGCCGTCTCGACCCACACGTGGCTGCCGTATGCCGACCGTCACACGTCGGCGCTGGCATGCGAGACCTGCCACGTCCCGACCGTTTACGGCCCAACGCTGGAATCGGTCGACTGGACGGTGTTAACGCCGCAGTCAACGGCTCGCTCAACGTACCGCGGCCTGCAGAGCGACGAGTCGGGTACGCTGCTGACCGGCTTTGAACCGGTCGTCCTGCCCTCGTCCGCCGAGACCGGTGCACGGTTGGCGCCGTACAACCTCGTCAGCGTGTGGTACTGGGTCTACGGTGAGCCTGCGCGTCCAGTCCCCCTGCGCGATCTGGAAGCCGTCTGGTTGACGGATGGCGCATACCCGGACGACATCCTCGCCGCGTTTGACGCAGATACCAGCGGCACGCTGGACGACGCTGAACTGCGGCTCGACAGCGACGCCAAGATCGACCTCATCGCGCAGCGCCTCGAAGCACGCGGGCTGGCCGGCGCACACATCGCCGCCGAGACCGTGCCTTACGCGATCCATCACAACATTGCGCAGGGCGAGTGGGCGACGAAAGACTGCGACACCTGCCATACGGGCGACTCCAAGCTCAGCACAGCGTTCACCCTCGCGAGCTTCACACCGGGTGGCGTCGAGCCAACGCTCGTCAGCGACGATGCTGCACTCAACGGCGCGTTGACCCGCAACGACGATGGCATGCTGCTGTACACACCCAATCACACGCTTGCGCCCACCGAGCTGTACGTGCTTGGCCACGATGCCGTGTGGTGGGTCGACCTGATCGGCACGCTGGCATTTCTCGGCGTGCTGGGTGGCGTCGTGCTGCACGGCGGCTTGCGCTACTTCGCGGCGCGGCGTGGTGCCAAGCATCAACCGGCGGCTCGCAAGAAGCTGTACCTGTACAGCATCTACGAACGTCAGTGGCACTGGCTGCAGACCGCCGCCATCTTCGGCCTGATCTTCACCGGTCTCGTCATCCATCGGCCGGATACCTTCGGCATGTTCAGCTTCAACGGCGTCGTGCTGGTGCATAACGCGCTGGCGATCGTGCTGGTTGTCAATGCGGCGCTGTCGGCGTTTTACCACCTCGTCAGCGGCGAAATCCGGCAGTTCCTGCCACGCCCATACGGCTTCTTCGACCAGGCTTTCTCGCAGGCGAAGTACTACCTGTACGGCATCTTCAAGGGCGAGCCGCATCCGTTCGAGAAGACGCACGAGCGCAAGATGAACCCGCTGCAGCAGATCACCTACATGGCCATCCTCAACATCCTGCTGCCGGCGCAGATCATCACCGGCGCGCTGATGTGGGGCGCGCAGCAGTTCCCGGATGTCACGGCGGCGCTTGGCGGTCTACCGTTCCTCGCGCCATTCCATACGCTGATCGCCTGGCTGTTCGCGACGTTCATCATCATGCACGTGTACCTCACCACCACCGGCACCACGCCGACCTCGAACATCGAGGCGATGATCACGGGCTGGGATGAGGTCGAAGTTCCACTTTCCGAGGGTGAGCCGATGACAACGCATCAGCCGGAGCCCTCTTCGGGTCGGCCGGCACCGGCACACAGCGCCGATCTCGGTTCGGCCCAGCAGTCCACACGTACGTCTACGGTAGAGTGA
- a CDS encoding multidrug resistance protein — MQTRPVSPAESQTPDKRNQRAANVSAIGMILLSVFLSAGGQLLFKAAMNDFGVLELSIPALLRLLSNPLLLLGLAVFFISAVLWLVALLRADLSFAVPFLSVAYILVLLGSVVLFQENISLLRLSGFAVIILGLFVIARGEQRKSR; from the coding sequence ATGCAGACTCGACCAGTCAGTCCCGCTGAAAGCCAGACACCAGACAAGCGCAACCAGCGCGCGGCAAACGTCAGCGCAATCGGTATGATCTTGTTGAGCGTGTTCCTCTCGGCCGGGGGGCAGCTTCTGTTCAAAGCGGCGATGAATGACTTCGGCGTCCTTGAGCTATCAATTCCGGCGCTGCTCCGACTGCTCAGCAATCCGCTGCTGCTGTTAGGCTTGGCGGTGTTCTTCATCAGCGCAGTGCTGTGGCTGGTGGCGCTGCTGCGCGCCGATCTGAGCTTCGCTGTACCGTTCTTGAGCGTTGCGTATATCCTCGTCTTGCTTGGAAGCGTGGTCCTGTTTCAAGAAAACATCTCACTGCTTCGGTTGAGCGGTTTTGCTGTGATCATCCTCGGTCTGTTCGTCATAGCGCGTGGCGAGCAGCGCAAATCGCGCTAG
- a CDS encoding YeeE/YedE family protein: MLTQRETKPYVTPYVGGIVLGIVLFAAFFITGNGLGASGGMNRLLVVVEDWIAPWHVDRVPYLIDMAGGNRNPLDSWVVYVTLGTILGGFFSGWRHGRLKVEIDKGPRISNRNRLLMAFLGGTLMGYGARLARGCTSGQALSGGAVLSVGSWAFMLAVFAGGYALAYFVRKAWI, encoded by the coding sequence ATGCTTACGCAGCGCGAGACCAAGCCGTATGTCACGCCGTACGTCGGCGGGATCGTGCTCGGTATCGTACTGTTCGCCGCGTTCTTCATCACCGGCAACGGCCTCGGCGCTTCCGGCGGCATGAACCGCCTGCTGGTGGTGGTCGAGGACTGGATCGCGCCGTGGCACGTCGATCGCGTTCCGTATCTCATCGATATGGCCGGCGGCAACCGCAATCCGCTCGACAGTTGGGTCGTATACGTCACGCTCGGGACCATCCTCGGCGGCTTCTTCTCGGGCTGGCGGCACGGTCGGCTCAAGGTCGAAATCGACAAAGGCCCACGCATCTCCAACCGCAACCGCCTGCTCATGGCATTCCTCGGCGGCACGCTGATGGGTTATGGAGCGCGCCTTGCGCGCGGCTGTACCTCCGGGCAAGCACTGTCGGGAGGTGCCGTGCTGTCTGTCGGGAGCTGGGCGTTCATGCTTGCCGTATTCGCCGGCGGATACGCGCTGGCCTATTTCGTCCGCAAGGCGTGGATTTAA
- a CDS encoding YeeE/YedE family protein has product MGEFPLPLTDMLGQNGAYLVYLVIGFAFGYTLEIAGFGKSTKLAAQFYLRDMTVLKVMFSAIVVAMVLIFLTSGLGLLDYNLIWVNPTYLWPGIIGGLIMGVGFIVGGFCPGTSIVSAATFKIDGIVFVLGVFFGIFLFGETVGLYEGFWHSSYMGRFTLPELFNADTGVVVVGVVIMALAAFAFAEFMEKRFGDRTQLTFPRWRFSAAGAVLAVGVTTLLVGQPTNADKWAAIAPEQEARLNERAVQIHPMELLTYMNDRGIITYVIDVRSESDFNQFHLIDAHHIPLASLLGTVSDLHLQPDNTLFVITSNDETAATEAWKILTAEAVPNVYILEGGINGWLTTFGDEEFKQQSFIADHPDDRLAYAFPLALGQRFPAANPNHDVFEDVEYTSKVVLTIKRGATSGGCG; this is encoded by the coding sequence ATGGGAGAGTTTCCGCTTCCCCTTACGGACATGCTCGGCCAAAACGGCGCCTATCTCGTCTACCTGGTGATCGGGTTCGCGTTCGGCTACACGCTGGAGATTGCCGGCTTCGGCAAGTCCACCAAGCTGGCCGCGCAGTTCTACTTGCGCGATATGACGGTCCTCAAGGTGATGTTCAGTGCCATCGTCGTGGCGATGGTGTTGATCTTCCTCACGTCGGGCCTCGGCTTGCTGGATTACAACCTGATCTGGGTCAATCCCACCTATCTATGGCCGGGGATCATCGGCGGCCTGATCATGGGCGTCGGTTTTATCGTCGGTGGCTTCTGTCCGGGCACGTCAATCGTCTCGGCCGCCACCTTCAAGATCGACGGTATCGTGTTTGTGCTGGGCGTGTTTTTCGGCATCTTCCTGTTCGGCGAGACGGTCGGGCTGTATGAAGGCTTCTGGCACTCGTCGTATATGGGGCGCTTTACCCTGCCCGAACTGTTCAACGCGGATACGGGTGTGGTGGTTGTCGGTGTCGTTATCATGGCGCTGGCGGCCTTCGCGTTCGCTGAGTTCATGGAAAAGCGCTTCGGCGACCGTACTCAGCTCACCTTCCCGCGCTGGCGGTTCAGCGCAGCTGGTGCCGTGCTGGCCGTGGGCGTCACCACGCTGCTGGTCGGTCAGCCGACGAATGCTGACAAGTGGGCCGCAATCGCGCCGGAACAGGAGGCCCGCCTCAATGAGAGGGCGGTGCAAATCCACCCGATGGAACTGCTCACCTATATGAACGATCGCGGCATCATCACGTATGTCATCGACGTACGCAGCGAATCGGACTTCAACCAGTTCCATCTGATCGACGCCCACCATATTCCACTGGCGTCGCTCCTCGGGACGGTATCGGACCTCCACCTTCAGCCCGATAACACCTTGTTCGTCATCACGTCGAATGACGAGACGGCCGCCACCGAGGCGTGGAAGATCCTGACCGCAGAGGCCGTGCCCAACGTATACATCCTCGAAGGCGGGATCAATGGGTGGCTGACGACGTTCGGAGACGAGGAGTTCAAGCAGCAGTCGTTCATCGCTGACCATCCGGATGACCGGCTCGCCTACGCGTTCCCGTTGGCGCTGGGCCAGCGTTTCCCGGCTGCCAACCCGAATCACGACGTGTTTGAAGATGTCGAATACACGTCAAAAGTCGTGCTGACGATCAAACGTGGCGCGACAAGCGGAGGGTGCGGATAG
- a CDS encoding glycoside hydrolase: MEFQEKQDPTASEAADPTCDSHTGPSRREALQIGLVLAAGWVLPLRINVVQQGVQKRIYIATDDHTDYFWTANDADYRQAFIEMLDYYLDLADTTAGNPSDYQCRFNTDGTLWIWEYERNKSSQAFARLINRIKDGHISVPMNALVVCLGGAPAEAVLRGMYYAGKLERKHDFRFSMAIAMENQTLSLGLISLWAGAGARFSWKGICQCDTLVSANIRPREIYWAQGLDGRRVLMKWNSMLGDNMGIGGYAEARNPWTIVDYLDQDPEFRARYPYDVIGAFGRGWDDFKTLTDDFILAAQNQSNASRRVIVSNEHDFFVDFETTYGTQIETAALSFGNDWDLFCASLAEESAAVKRAVELLRSSEALASLVTLYKPLFMSGWKTLRDAAWMALGLYWEHNFGQAYGVWDVYGLQRVAWQKAQRKAVKKYGKKLLKSAAATLGELIKGKATKTRFFVFNPLQWVRSDYADYKYSGSEDIYVIDRTDKSTVPHQFVTIKGKRYLRIFADNVPAVGYKVFEVRAGSGVPFSDAATVAGNVLENDRYRVTVAQNGAITSWIDKTRGNTEMARDAGGRFINDLGSGGGTITVESAGPVTVTLLATSNGPVAHTTRITLVRNLDRIDIDNNISQAFDDTQTWRYSFNLDNPDIWHEEVGAILRARLTSNGGHYSTQNARYDWLTLNHFVHVQGGAGTGVTLSNWEAYFMRLGASTPYELDSSKARLDVLAGGRVGGDGSFGIPNQAGYTKLQQRFALTVTDGYNPAECMRFALGHQNPFVTGTVVGSEPVLSAKQFSLVSMSDPDVMLWALKPADDGGGLVARMWNVTDTPRSVQLGLTDHPIVEAQTVTHVETPTGSAVVAGGGLSTTVGAHAMDSYLLTDAQSAAAAPLLGLPAAPAPPAPDIT, translated from the coding sequence ATGGAATTCCAAGAGAAGCAGGATCCGACAGCATCCGAAGCTGCCGATCCTACCTGTGACTCGCATACCGGCCCAAGCCGCCGCGAAGCCCTTCAGATCGGGCTGGTGCTCGCCGCGGGATGGGTGCTTCCGCTGCGGATCAACGTTGTCCAGCAGGGCGTGCAGAAGCGTATCTACATCGCCACGGACGATCACACTGACTATTTCTGGACGGCCAACGACGCCGACTACCGGCAGGCGTTCATCGAGATGTTGGATTACTACCTCGACCTCGCCGACACAACCGCTGGCAATCCGTCGGATTATCAGTGCCGGTTCAACACCGATGGCACGCTGTGGATCTGGGAATACGAGCGCAACAAGTCGTCGCAGGCGTTTGCGCGGCTGATCAACCGCATCAAGGACGGCCACATCAGCGTTCCGATGAACGCGCTCGTCGTATGCTTGGGCGGCGCACCGGCCGAAGCCGTGCTGCGCGGAATGTATTACGCCGGAAAGCTCGAACGAAAGCACGACTTCCGGTTTTCGATGGCAATTGCCATGGAGAACCAGACCCTATCGCTCGGTCTGATCTCGCTGTGGGCTGGCGCCGGCGCCAGATTCAGTTGGAAAGGCATTTGCCAGTGCGACACATTGGTGAGTGCGAACATCCGCCCGCGCGAGATCTACTGGGCACAGGGGCTGGACGGCCGCCGTGTCTTGATGAAGTGGAACTCGATGCTGGGCGACAACATGGGCATCGGCGGCTATGCCGAGGCTCGTAACCCGTGGACAATCGTCGATTACCTCGATCAAGATCCGGAGTTTCGCGCTCGTTACCCGTATGACGTCATCGGCGCGTTCGGGCGGGGGTGGGACGACTTCAAAACCCTCACCGACGATTTCATCTTGGCCGCACAGAACCAGTCCAACGCGTCACGCCGGGTGATCGTCTCGAACGAACACGACTTCTTCGTGGACTTTGAGACGACGTACGGCACGCAGATCGAGACGGCTGCGCTCAGCTTCGGCAACGACTGGGATCTGTTCTGCGCGTCGCTCGCCGAGGAATCCGCCGCCGTTAAACGTGCGGTCGAACTGCTGCGGTCGTCGGAGGCGTTGGCCTCACTGGTCACGCTATACAAGCCTTTGTTCATGTCTGGCTGGAAGACGCTGCGCGATGCCGCGTGGATGGCGCTCGGCCTGTACTGGGAGCATAACTTCGGTCAGGCGTACGGCGTGTGGGACGTCTACGGTCTGCAGCGCGTGGCGTGGCAAAAAGCGCAGCGCAAAGCCGTAAAGAAGTACGGCAAGAAGCTGCTCAAGAGCGCTGCGGCGACATTGGGTGAGTTGATCAAAGGCAAAGCGACCAAGACCCGCTTCTTCGTGTTCAATCCGCTGCAGTGGGTGCGCTCGGACTACGCCGATTACAAGTACAGCGGCAGCGAGGACATTTACGTCATCGACCGCACCGACAAGAGCACGGTTCCGCATCAGTTCGTCACGATCAAGGGCAAGCGATATTTGCGAATCTTTGCCGATAACGTGCCCGCAGTCGGCTATAAAGTGTTTGAAGTCCGCGCGGGGTCGGGCGTGCCGTTCAGCGACGCCGCCACGGTGGCTGGAAACGTGCTGGAGAACGACAGGTATCGCGTTACGGTTGCCCAGAACGGAGCGATCACCAGTTGGATCGACAAGACGCGCGGAAACACGGAAATGGCGCGTGATGCCGGCGGGCGGTTCATCAACGACCTCGGCAGCGGCGGCGGAACGATCACGGTCGAGAGCGCCGGACCGGTTACGGTGACCTTGCTGGCGACGTCGAATGGACCGGTCGCCCATACGACCCGCATCACGTTGGTTCGCAACCTCGACCGGATCGACATCGACAACAACATTTCGCAGGCGTTCGACGATACGCAGACGTGGCGTTACAGCTTCAACCTCGACAACCCGGACATCTGGCACGAAGAAGTCGGCGCGATTCTGCGTGCGCGCTTGACCAGCAACGGCGGACACTACTCGACCCAGAACGCACGGTACGACTGGCTGACACTCAATCACTTCGTGCACGTGCAGGGCGGCGCCGGCACAGGCGTCACACTGTCGAACTGGGAAGCGTACTTCATGCGGCTAGGCGCCAGCACGCCGTACGAGCTGGATTCCTCGAAAGCGCGTCTGGACGTTCTCGCCGGTGGTCGGGTCGGCGGCGACGGGTCGTTCGGCATCCCGAATCAGGCCGGATATACGAAACTGCAGCAGCGGTTCGCGCTCACCGTCACGGACGGCTACAATCCAGCGGAGTGTATGCGGTTTGCGCTGGGACACCAGAATCCGTTTGTAACGGGCACGGTAGTCGGAAGCGAGCCCGTGTTGTCCGCCAAGCAGTTTTCGTTGGTGTCGATGAGCGACCCGGATGTGATGTTGTGGGCGCTCAAGCCAGCAGACGACGGTGGCGGGCTAGTGGCCCGGATGTGGAACGTGACTGACACGCCGCGCAGCGTTCAGCTTGGCTTGACGGATCACCCGATCGTCGAGGCACAGACCGTGACACATGTCGAAACGCCGACCGGCAGTGCGGTCGTTGCCGGGGGAGGACTGTCCACAACGGTCGGGGCGCATGCGATGGATTCGTATTTGCTTACCGATGCGCAAAGCGCGGCAGCGGCGCCGCTTTTGGGATTGCCCGCTGCGCCAGCGCCGCCGGCACCTGACATAACGTAG